The following are encoded together in the Lathyrus oleraceus cultivar Zhongwan6 chromosome 3, CAAS_Psat_ZW6_1.0, whole genome shotgun sequence genome:
- the LOC127131247 gene encoding uncharacterized protein LOC127131247: MTNVDGVVVPKSEAQWTADDEKKWSHDWKARNILISSLGVNDYYRVFHCTTAKAMWDSLQFAYEGTNEVKQARRNILNQDFELFHMKHGETISDMQKSHLVNHLNALGNGNRRSPQSRKLIIS; encoded by the exons ATGACCAATGTGGATGGTGTTGTTGTACCTAAATCGGAAGCACAATGGACCGCAGATGATGAGAAAAAGTGGTCTCATGATTGGAAAGCAAGGAATATTCTTATATCCTCTTTAGGAGTTAATGATTATTACCGTGTTTTCCACTGTACAACCgctaaagctatgtgggactcattgcaATTTGCTTATGAGGGCACAAATGAGGTAAAACAAGCTAGAAGAAATATTCTGAACCAAGATTTTGAACTTTTTcatatgaagcatggtgaaaccatttCCGATATGCAAAAATCTCATCTTGTAAACCATTTGAATGCACTTG GGAATGGAAACAGAAGGTCACCGCAATCAAGGAAGCTAATAATCTCTTGA